The following coding sequences are from one Reyranella humidisoli window:
- a CDS encoding UDP-2,3-diacylglucosamine diphosphatase, whose protein sequence is MSPLERNAQPARHRAIFLSDIHLGTRGCQADLLLDFLRHNESEHLYLVGDIVDGWRLKRWWYWPQSHNDVVQKIMRKARKGTNVVYIPGNHDEAARQYCQLTFGDVRVQDEAIHETPDGRRLLVIHGDQFDGIVRYARWLAILGDWAYAAALRLNTLFNWGRRKLGLPYWSLSAFLKHRVKNAVQFIADYEKAVASEARHRGVDGVVCGHIHHAEMRTIDGILYCNDGDWVESCTALVEDFNGRLRIVHWAEEVARRSSRLPFAPVQLAAE, encoded by the coding sequence ATGAGCCCCCTCGAGCGAAATGCGCAGCCCGCGCGCCACCGGGCGATCTTCCTGTCCGACATCCATCTCGGCACGCGCGGCTGCCAGGCCGACCTGCTGCTCGACTTCCTCAGGCACAATGAGAGCGAGCATCTCTATCTGGTGGGCGACATCGTCGACGGCTGGCGGCTCAAGCGCTGGTGGTACTGGCCGCAGAGCCATAACGACGTGGTGCAGAAGATCATGCGCAAGGCCCGCAAGGGCACCAACGTGGTCTATATCCCCGGCAACCACGACGAGGCCGCGCGGCAATACTGCCAGCTCACCTTCGGCGACGTGCGCGTGCAGGACGAGGCGATCCACGAGACGCCCGACGGCCGCAGGCTGCTGGTGATCCACGGCGACCAGTTCGACGGCATCGTGCGCTACGCCCGCTGGCTCGCGATCCTCGGCGATTGGGCCTATGCGGCCGCGCTGCGCCTCAACACCCTCTTCAACTGGGGCCGCCGCAAGCTCGGCCTGCCCTACTGGTCGCTCTCGGCCTTCCTGAAACACCGCGTGAAGAACGCCGTGCAGTTCATCGCCGACTACGAGAAGGCGGTTGCAAGCGAGGCCCGCCATCGCGGCGTCGATGGAGTCGTGTGCGGTCACATCCACCACGCCGAGATGCGCACCATCGACGGCATCCTCTACTGCAACGACGGCGACTGGGTCGAAAGCTGCACCGCGCTGGTCGAGGATTTCAACGGCCGCCTGCGCATCGTGCACTGGGCCGAGGAGGTGGCGCGCCGCTCCTCGCGCCTGCCGTTCGCGCCCGTCCAGCTCGCCGCGGAGTAG
- a CDS encoding diacylglycerol/lipid kinase family protein has protein sequence MTFAPVMHSVLLILNPTAGRRRRGLVDAVVRCVRDAGWTVDVVETRAAGDARHLAETCDATRYGVVAVAGGDGTINEVVNGLAARAATAPPLALVPLGTANVLAHELGLGSGAASLAEAMMAGREVLMHPGQASDAGAPRCFSLMAGAGFDAKVVAGVTAPLKRRWGKGAYVWRSLVEARRYRPVRYAVAIDGERYEAASVIVTHARHYAGPYVVAPAASLGEPLLHVCLFERWGWMQALRFGAALVRGVLPRTSGYRVVSGHEVRISVLNDAGESRRQPVQIDGDDALSLPVTIRVSADAVRLLRPA, from the coding sequence ATGACATTCGCCCCTGTGATGCATTCGGTCCTTCTCATTCTCAACCCGACCGCGGGCCGGCGACGGCGCGGCCTGGTCGACGCAGTGGTGCGTTGCGTGCGTGACGCGGGCTGGACCGTCGATGTCGTGGAGACGCGGGCGGCGGGGGATGCACGGCATCTGGCCGAGACCTGCGATGCCACGCGCTACGGCGTCGTGGCCGTGGCCGGCGGCGACGGCACGATCAACGAAGTGGTGAACGGTCTCGCCGCACGTGCCGCCACCGCGCCGCCGCTCGCGCTCGTGCCGCTCGGCACCGCCAACGTGCTGGCGCATGAGCTGGGCCTTGGTTCCGGCGCCGCTTCACTGGCCGAGGCGATGATGGCCGGCCGGGAGGTACTGATGCATCCGGGCCAGGCGAGCGACGCAGGTGCGCCGCGCTGCTTTTCGCTGATGGCGGGCGCGGGCTTCGACGCCAAGGTCGTGGCCGGCGTCACCGCTCCGCTGAAGCGCCGCTGGGGCAAGGGTGCCTATGTCTGGCGTTCGCTGGTCGAGGCGCGGCGCTACCGGCCGGTCCGCTATGCCGTAGCGATCGACGGCGAGCGTTACGAGGCTGCGTCGGTGATCGTGACGCACGCGCGCCACTATGCCGGTCCCTATGTGGTGGCTCCCGCGGCATCGCTCGGCGAGCCGCTGTTGCATGTCTGCCTGTTCGAGCGCTGGGGCTGGATGCAGGCGCTGCGCTTTGGCGCGGCGCTCGTGCGCGGTGTGCTCCCCCGCACGTCAGGCTATCGCGTGGTTTCGGGCCATGAGGTCAGGATCTCGGTCCTGAACGATGCCGGCGAAAGCCGTCGCCAGCCGGTTCAGATCGATGGCGACGATGCCCTGTCCCTGCCAGTGACGATCCGCGTTTCGGCCGACGCCGTGCGGCTGCTGCGGCCTGCCTGA
- a CDS encoding lytic murein transglycosylase, producing MTFMPHARILAATTALLCGTALVAAGPAQAQDGGFRDCLNNIKADALKQGVPAATVDRAFQGLTPDQKVVDLDNRQPEFSLTYAKYVGGTVSLDRIQKGQQKMAQHRALLDQLQAEYGIPPQYLMAFWGIETNYGTYMGDFRVVRSVATLACMTKRTAFFSNETVQALRILNTNHMTSEQMRGSWAGAMGNMQFMPSTFTKWAVDRDGNGKIDIWNSLPDAFASAANFLRGIGFKPSLPSSEEVMLPPGFPLDQADTTVEKPVKAWASMGVKKMNGGALPAVDAEASILLPAGFRGPAFIIYPNFKAVMNWNRSTLYALSVGILARQIAGGPPVQQSAPADDAPISRDTVIDMQNRLARLGLYKDETDGLLGPKTRSALRLFQQQQALPADGHPTQESIRRLQAVR from the coding sequence ATGACCTTCATGCCTCACGCACGCATTCTCGCCGCAACGACGGCGCTTCTCTGCGGCACCGCGCTTGTCGCGGCCGGCCCCGCGCAAGCCCAGGATGGCGGCTTCCGCGACTGCCTGAACAACATCAAGGCCGATGCGCTGAAGCAGGGCGTGCCGGCCGCGACGGTCGACCGTGCCTTCCAGGGCCTGACGCCCGACCAGAAGGTGGTCGACCTCGACAATCGCCAGCCCGAATTCTCGCTGACCTATGCGAAGTATGTCGGCGGTACCGTGTCGCTGGACCGCATCCAGAAGGGCCAGCAGAAGATGGCGCAGCATCGCGCCCTGCTCGACCAGCTCCAGGCCGAATACGGCATCCCGCCGCAGTACCTGATGGCCTTCTGGGGCATCGAGACCAACTACGGCACCTACATGGGCGACTTCCGCGTCGTGCGCTCGGTGGCGACGCTCGCCTGCATGACCAAGCGCACCGCCTTCTTCAGCAACGAAACCGTGCAGGCGCTGCGCATCCTCAACACCAACCACATGACCAGCGAGCAGATGCGCGGTTCGTGGGCCGGTGCGATGGGCAACATGCAGTTCATGCCCTCCACCTTCACCAAGTGGGCGGTCGATCGCGACGGCAACGGCAAGATCGACATCTGGAACAGCCTGCCCGACGCCTTCGCCTCGGCCGCGAACTTTTTGCGCGGCATCGGGTTCAAGCCCAGCCTGCCGTCGAGCGAAGAGGTGATGCTGCCGCCGGGCTTCCCGCTCGACCAGGCCGATACCACGGTCGAGAAGCCCGTCAAGGCATGGGCATCGATGGGTGTGAAGAAGATGAATGGCGGCGCGCTGCCGGCCGTCGACGCCGAGGCGTCGATCCTGCTGCCCGCCGGCTTCCGCGGACCGGCCTTCATCATCTATCCGAACTTCAAGGCGGTGATGAACTGGAACCGCTCGACGCTCTACGCGCTCTCGGTCGGCATCCTCGCCCGCCAGATCGCGGGCGGCCCGCCGGTGCAGCAGTCCGCGCCGGCCGACGACGCGCCGATCTCGCGCGACACGGTCATCGACATGCAGAACCGCCTGGCGAGGCTCGGCCTCTACAAGGACGAGACCGACGGGCTGCTCGGCCCCAAGACCCGCTCGGCGCTGCGCCTGTTCCAGCAGCAGCAGGCGCTGCCCGCCGACGGCCACCCGACGCAGGAATCGATCCGCCGCCTCCAGGCAGTGCGATAG